From one Salinibacterium hongtaonis genomic stretch:
- the hpf gene encoding ribosome hibernation-promoting factor, HPF/YfiA family: MEISIYGRNVDITDRFRDYATEKAEKVSHLAPKAIAFEIKVSRHNEKNSSSGEDRVELMLIGPGPLVRAEAEGTDKYVAFDIALDKILERIRRAKDRKKVHRGQHRPVSLHEASTGGFSVVDITPASPERIEQVTTGSIPVQPAPEPGDDDWSPVVIRKKLFPSMTMTVEDALYNMELVGHDFYLFIDAENDRPSVVYRRKGWDYGVIGLDDAAAREAAGKRSARR, from the coding sequence ATGGAAATTTCCATCTACGGACGCAATGTGGATATCACGGATCGCTTTCGTGACTACGCGACCGAGAAGGCGGAGAAGGTTTCACACCTCGCGCCCAAGGCCATCGCTTTTGAGATCAAGGTCAGTCGGCACAACGAGAAGAATTCGTCATCCGGAGAAGATCGGGTCGAACTCATGCTCATCGGGCCAGGGCCTCTCGTGCGGGCCGAGGCGGAAGGGACCGACAAGTACGTCGCCTTCGATATTGCCCTCGACAAGATCCTCGAGCGAATACGACGGGCCAAAGACCGCAAGAAGGTGCATCGCGGTCAGCACCGCCCCGTTTCGCTTCACGAGGCGTCCACCGGTGGATTCAGTGTTGTTGACATAACCCCGGCTAGTCCGGAACGGATCGAACAGGTCACAACGGGCTCGATCCCCGTGCAGCCTGCCCCCGAGCCCGGCGATGACGACTGGAGCCCTGTCGTCATCCGCAAGAAGCTGTTCCCCTCGATGACCATGACGGTCGAAGATGCGCTCTACAACATGGAGCTGGTCGGGCACGACTTCTACCTCTTTATCGATGCGGAGAATGACCGCCCCAGCGTTGTCTATCGCCGAAAGGGATGGGACTACGGCGTCATCGGTCTCGATGATGCCGCCGCGCGAGAGGCGGCAGGAAAGCGTAGCGCCCGTCGCTAG
- the secA gene encoding preprotein translocase subunit SecA, with amino-acid sequence MANVLERVLRVGEGRTMRRLQRYASAINNLEDDFTELSDDELRNETVELRERYSNGESLDDLLPEAFAAVREAAKRTVGMRHFDVQLMGGAALHLGNIAEMKTGEGKTLVATLAAYLNAIPSRGVHVITVNDYLASYQSELMGRIFRALGMTTGCIVSGQSPAERREQYEADITYGTNNEFGFDYLRDNMAWQASDMVQRGHQFAIVDEVDSILIDEARTPLIISGPSSGEANRWFTEFAGLAKRLVPGVDYEVDEKKRTVGVLEPGIEKVEDYLGIDNLYESANTPLISFLNNSIKAAALFKKDKDYVVMNGEVLIVDEHTGRILMGRRYNEGIHQAIEAKEGVAVKAENQTLATVTLQNYFRLYKKLSGMTGTAETEAAEFMSTYKLGVVAIPTNRPMQRIDQSDLVYKNEQIKFEQVAEDIVGRHAKGQPVLVGTTSVEKSEYLSKLLAKRGVKHEVLNAKNHAREAAIVAQAGRLGSVTVATNMAGRGTDIMLGGNAEFLAVAEMNQRGLSPVDTPEEYESAWDDVFARVQAEVKHEAEKVIEVGGLYVLGTERHESRRIDNQLRGRSGRQGDPGESRFYLSLTDDLMRLFNSAAAESLMGRGNVPDDIAIESKIVSRAIRSAQAQVEGRNAEIRKNVLKYDDVLNRQREAIYADRRRILEGDDLHERAQHFLEDVVGEVIDAHTSEGHADDWDFDAMWAELRTLYPVSITPDEVIAEAGARGKVTHDLLRNEILSDAKLAYEKREATLGSAAMRELERRVVLSVIDRRWRDHLYEMDYLKDGIGLRAMAQRDPLVEYQREGYALFQTMMGQIREEAVGFLFNLEVEVTPAGATASAPVVAAKGLSADSTPAQNLSYSAPSADNGGEVEVRNQRGQIDQASTARAQRAQQAVAAAAQQGQPAAAAAQPAQRGAFGQQQTAAPAPVNRAQRRAQGKKK; translated from the coding sequence GTGGCCAATGTTCTAGAGCGTGTCCTTCGCGTCGGTGAAGGACGCACGATGCGCAGGCTGCAGCGCTATGCCTCCGCAATCAACAACCTCGAAGATGACTTCACGGAACTGAGCGACGACGAGCTGCGCAACGAGACCGTTGAGCTGCGGGAGCGCTACTCCAACGGCGAGTCGCTCGACGACCTGCTGCCGGAGGCATTCGCCGCGGTCCGCGAGGCGGCCAAGCGCACCGTCGGCATGCGCCACTTCGATGTTCAGCTGATGGGTGGGGCAGCGCTTCACCTCGGCAACATCGCTGAGATGAAGACCGGTGAAGGAAAGACCCTTGTGGCAACCCTCGCGGCCTACCTCAACGCGATCCCCTCGCGCGGTGTTCACGTGATCACGGTCAACGACTATCTGGCGAGCTACCAGTCGGAACTCATGGGCCGCATCTTCCGCGCTCTGGGAATGACTACCGGCTGCATCGTGAGCGGGCAGAGCCCAGCCGAGCGGCGCGAACAGTATGAAGCAGACATCACCTACGGCACGAACAATGAGTTCGGGTTCGACTACCTTCGCGACAACATGGCGTGGCAGGCATCAGACATGGTGCAGCGCGGGCATCAGTTCGCCATTGTTGACGAGGTCGACTCGATCCTCATCGACGAGGCCCGCACCCCGCTCATCATCTCCGGGCCCTCGTCCGGAGAGGCCAACCGCTGGTTCACCGAGTTCGCGGGCCTGGCCAAGCGCCTCGTGCCCGGCGTCGACTACGAGGTGGACGAGAAGAAGCGCACGGTTGGTGTGCTTGAGCCCGGCATTGAGAAGGTCGAAGACTACCTCGGCATCGACAACCTCTACGAGTCGGCGAATACCCCTCTGATCTCCTTCCTCAACAACTCGATCAAGGCAGCAGCCCTGTTCAAGAAGGACAAGGACTACGTCGTCATGAACGGTGAGGTTCTCATCGTCGACGAGCACACCGGCCGCATCCTGATGGGGCGCCGCTACAACGAGGGCATCCACCAGGCAATCGAGGCCAAAGAGGGCGTCGCGGTGAAGGCAGAGAACCAGACCCTCGCCACGGTCACCCTGCAGAACTACTTCCGCCTCTACAAGAAGCTCTCTGGCATGACCGGTACTGCCGAGACCGAGGCTGCCGAGTTCATGAGCACCTACAAGCTCGGTGTCGTCGCGATTCCGACCAACCGGCCCATGCAGCGCATCGATCAGTCGGACCTTGTTTACAAGAACGAGCAGATCAAGTTCGAACAGGTAGCAGAAGACATCGTCGGCCGCCACGCAAAGGGCCAGCCGGTTCTCGTGGGAACGACCAGCGTCGAAAAGAGCGAGTACCTCTCCAAGCTGCTGGCCAAGCGTGGGGTCAAGCACGAGGTGCTCAATGCCAAGAACCATGCGCGAGAGGCAGCGATCGTTGCCCAGGCGGGCCGTCTCGGCTCCGTCACCGTCGCGACGAACATGGCAGGTCGAGGCACCGACATCATGCTTGGTGGTAACGCGGAGTTCCTGGCCGTGGCCGAGATGAACCAGCGCGGACTGAGCCCGGTCGATACGCCAGAAGAATACGAATCGGCATGGGACGACGTGTTCGCCCGCGTTCAGGCCGAGGTTAAGCACGAGGCGGAGAAGGTCATTGAGGTCGGCGGCCTCTATGTGCTCGGCACGGAGCGCCACGAGTCCCGACGCATCGACAACCAGCTGCGCGGTCGCTCCGGTCGACAGGGTGATCCCGGCGAAAGCCGGTTCTACCTCTCGCTCACCGACGACCTCATGCGGCTGTTTAACTCTGCCGCCGCCGAGTCGCTCATGGGTCGTGGCAATGTGCCCGACGACATCGCGATCGAATCAAAGATCGTGAGCCGCGCCATCCGCAGCGCCCAGGCCCAGGTCGAGGGCCGCAACGCCGAGATCCGCAAGAACGTGCTCAAGTACGACGACGTTCTCAACCGCCAGCGCGAGGCCATTTACGCCGACCGTCGCCGCATTCTTGAGGGCGACGACCTGCACGAGCGCGCACAGCACTTTCTTGAGGATGTTGTCGGCGAGGTCATCGACGCGCACACGTCGGAGGGCCACGCTGATGACTGGGACTTCGACGCCATGTGGGCTGAGCTCCGCACGCTTTACCCCGTGTCGATCACGCCCGACGAGGTAATCGCCGAGGCGGGAGCCCGGGGCAAGGTCACGCACGATCTGCTCCGCAATGAAATTCTCTCGGATGCCAAGCTTGCCTACGAGAAGCGCGAAGCGACCCTGGGGTCTGCCGCGATGCGTGAGCTTGAGCGCCGCGTGGTGCTCTCGGTCATCGACCGCCGCTGGCGCGACCACCTTTATGAGATGGATTATCTGAAGGACGGCATCGGCCTTCGTGCGATGGCCCAGCGCGACCCGCTCGTTGAGTACCAGCGCGAGGGTTACGCCCTGTTCCAGACCATGATGGGGCAGATTCGCGAAGAGGCTGTCGGGTTCCTCTTCAACCTTGAGGTTGAGGTGACTCCTGCTGGGGCCACCGCGTCTGCTCCCGTTGTCGCAGCCAAGGGCCTTTCGGCCGATTCCACGCCGGCGCAAAACCTCAGCTATTCGGCTCCGAGTGCCGACAACGGCGGCGAGGTGGAGGTGCGCAACCAGCGCGGCCAGATCGACCAGGCCTCGACGGCTCGTGCCCAGCGTGCGCAGCAGGCCGTTGCCGCGGCGGCGCAGCAGGGGCAGCCTGCTGCCGCTGCGGCTCAGCCCGCCCAGCGTGGCGCATTCGGGCAGCAGCAGACTGCAGCGCCAGCTCCCGTGAACCGGGCTCAGCGCAGGGCGCAGGGCAAGAAGAAGTAG
- a CDS encoding Rv3235 family protein: MPRASAAALPERLPSKIIRQPFEPESFFGHQPTTTASLPDPQPLLENLTRCVVEILAGARDLQQIARWVTDDVYRNLVKRVVLSDRARRARGAQVSRPTFSIGSVVVDEPRDGVVEAVVIVHGRARSRAVAIRLEGLDSRWRATAINVL, from the coding sequence ATGCCCCGAGCCTCCGCCGCTGCGCTTCCCGAGCGATTGCCCAGCAAGATCATCCGCCAGCCGTTCGAACCCGAGTCATTCTTTGGCCACCAGCCGACGACGACGGCTTCGCTGCCCGACCCGCAGCCCCTGCTCGAGAACCTCACGCGCTGCGTTGTCGAAATCTTGGCTGGCGCTCGCGATCTGCAGCAGATCGCCCGGTGGGTCACCGACGATGTCTATCGCAACCTCGTTAAGCGCGTCGTGCTCTCTGATCGCGCCCGCAGGGCGCGGGGCGCCCAGGTGAGCCGCCCCACTTTTTCCATCGGCAGCGTCGTGGTTGATGAACCGCGTGACGGGGTGGTCGAAGCCGTCGTCATCGTGCACGGTCGGGCACGAAGCCGGGCAGTGGCGATCAGGCTCGAGGGGCTCGACTCCCGCTGGAGAGCCACAGCCATCAACGTTCTTTAG
- a CDS encoding helix-turn-helix domain-containing protein, translating into MTGTDDHEAASSLGRFLTVADVAEVLNLSAAQAYALVRSAELPAIKVGAAGHWRVERSVLESYIEAKYEENRRHGLWNQAEFADVIELSFGPR; encoded by the coding sequence ATGACTGGCACGGACGACCACGAGGCTGCGAGCTCCCTCGGCAGATTCCTCACCGTCGCCGACGTGGCCGAGGTGCTCAACCTCTCCGCCGCCCAGGCGTACGCTCTCGTGCGCTCGGCAGAACTGCCCGCCATCAAAGTGGGCGCAGCCGGGCACTGGCGGGTCGAACGCAGCGTGCTCGAGTCGTACATCGAGGCCAAATACGAAGAGAACCGTCGTCACGGCCTGTGGAACCAGGCCGAGTTCGCCGACGTCATCGAGCTGTCTTTCGGGCCCCGCTAG